GCAGCAGGCCCAGACGCTGGAGGCGGAGGAGGAGCGGGAGCTGGCGGAGCTGTTCGCCCGCCGCCAGATCGCCGCCTGGCATGCCGAGTTCACGCAGAAGAATCCGCCGCTCAGCCAGGAACAACGCAGCATCCTGCACGAGGAGGTCCTCAACCTGACCTTCCGCGCCGGTGCGCTCCAGCGTCTCTTGGACCAGCCCGGTGTGCAGAACATCGACATCGACGGCGACGTCATGTATGTCGACGTCGCCGGCCAGCAGCGCCAGAAGATGGCCTCTCCGTTCGCCAGCCGTGAGCAGACGATCGCCTGGATCAACACCATGGCCGCCCAGTCCGGGCACGGCGAGCGGCAGCTGTCGTATGCGTCGCCCTACGTCGAGTTCCGGCTGCCGGACGATTCACGTGTGGCAGCGAATGTCCTGACCCGGAATGTGTCGGTGTCGATCCGCAAGCATGGCGGCCGCGCGTGGACGCTGGGCAACCTGCTGCAGGAGAAGACGGTCGACCAGCTGCTCGCCTCGTTCCTGTCGGCGGCGGTGCGGGCCCACATGAACATCGTCATCTGCGGCGGGATGACCGCGGGGAAGACCACGCTGATGCGCGCGATGGGCCGTGAGATCCCGGCCTCGGAGCGGCTGATCACGCTGGAGTCCTCGCTGGAACTGTTCCTCGATGACGCCGAAACGCCCTGCCACACCTTGGCGTTCGAGACGCGACAGTCCAACGGCGAGGACGGCGCCGGCGCCATCACCCTCTCCGACCTGATCGAGATCGCACTGCGCTACAACGCCGACCGGATCATGGTCGGTGAGGTCCGCGGCAAGGAGTCCATGGCGATGCTGGAGGCGATGTCGGCCAGCCAGCCCGGCTCGATGTGCACGCTGCACGCCGACTACCCCAAAGACGTCATCACCCGCCTCGTGCTGCGCCTGTCGATGGCCGATCTCAGTGCGGAGACCTCGTACCGCCTCATCGAGGGCGCAGTGCATCTGATGGTGTTCGTGAAGAAGGGCGCAAAGCCCGGCGAGAAGATCGTCTCCCACGTGTGGGAGGTCGACGGGCTCAACGAGGACGGCACCCCGTCCATGACCCAGCTGTTCGCGCCGAGGCCCGGGGACGGGCGGGCGGTGCCGACCGCGTTCCAGATGAGCCCGGAGCGGGCCGAGCAGATCGCCGAGGCCGGGTTCAACCCGCTGCTGCTGGCCCAGTACCCGCACGGCACCTGGGATCCGGTCGAGCAGTCCGGCGAGGCCGAGAGGCGGGCATCGTGATGAACCAGTCGCAGCGGGCCTTGGTGGCCGCGCTCGGTGTCGTCGTGTTCGTGGCCTGCCTCGCCCGGGCCGTGACGGCCCTGCGCCGCCGCACCGAGCCGGAGCGCGGCCCGGTCAAACGACGTGGCGGACCGGGGCTGCTGGACGAGCTCCCGCCGGTGTGGCAGGCCAACTACCGCTTCCTGTTCAGTGCCGCGGTCGTCGCCGGGGTACTGGTATGGGCGATCGCCGGACGTCCTGTGCACGGTCTGGTCGCGTTCGCCGGTGTGGCTGGTCTGCCGTTCCTGCTGTTCCCTGGCGGTTCGGCGCGTACCGAGCTGGAGCAGCTGGAGGCGTTCTCCGACTGGCTGCAGCAGCTGTCCAGCGTGATCGCTGCCGGAAAGCCGCTGGAGGTGGCGATCCCCGGTTCCCTGTCCACGGTGCCGGATCTGCTGCGTGTGCCGGTGACCCGGCTCGCGCAGCGGCTCGCGGACGGGGTGCCGCCCGCGCAGGCCTACCGGTACTTCGCCGACGATCTGGCCTCCAATACCGGCGACGAGATCGCCATGGTGTTCCAGATGCACACCCAGGCCCGCGGCCGCGGGCTGGCGAACGTGATCAAGGAGATGGCGTTCAACAAGTCCGACAAGGCCAAGGCCCTGCGCAAGCTCGACTCTGACCGGGCGCGGACCCGGCGTAAGGCCCGCAACGTCACCGTGCTGACCCTCGCGGTCATCGCGCTCGGGCTGACCAGCGTCTCCTACACCGATTGGTACCGCACCGCGCCGGGCCAACTCGGCCTGATGGTGGTGGGGTTGATGGTCACCGGGTCGCTGGTGTGGATGCGCAAGACCGCCCGGAACAAACCCGAACCGCGGCTGCTGCGCACGGCGGCCGAGCGTGTGGGGGTGGAGCAGTCGTGATCATGTCTGTGCCCGCGATGGTGGGCGGCGCGGTGGCCGTCCTCGGCGCCGGGATGACGGTGCGGGCGCTGATGCCCGCCCGGCCCTCCGTGGACGCACTGCTGAAGACCACCCGCTCCCCCGCCCCGCCCACCCAGGTCGATGCGAGCGCGGGCCGCTTCGAGGCGCTCACCGACAAGATGGGCGACCGGCTCGTCGCCACGCCCACGGTCGCCTCCCGGCTGCCGGCCACCGACCTCAGGCTGCTGGAGATGTCCCCGGCCAAACTCCTGGGCCGGTGCGCGCGGATGGCAGTGCTGGGGATGGTGCTGCCTCAGCTGTTCATGCTGCTGCTCACGGTTGCCGGCAAGCGCCCGCCGCTGCCGGTGCCGGTGCTGCTCGCGCTCGCGGTGGGTGGGTTCTTCGCGTTCAAGTGCCTGGACGATGTGCGCGACGACGGCAAGAAGCTGCGCGAGGAGTACCGGTACACGATCGTCTCCCTGCTGGAACGGCTCATCCTGATTCGCTCGGCGAACGCGTCGGCCGGCGAATCGCTGCTGCGCGCCGCCTCGGTCGGCGACACCACCCCCGCTTTGCAGATCCGCGAGTCCCTCGAGCACGCCCGGCTGACCGGCACGCCCTACTGGAGCGCGCTGGCCCAACTCGGCCAGGCGATCGGCGTGGAGGACCTGGCCCGGCCCGCCCGCGCCATGGCACTCGCCGGCGAGGAGAAGGCCGCCGTCACCCGCACCCTGGAAAACCAGGTCGACCTACTCAACGCCGCCGTCCAAGGCGACCGCGAAACCCGCGCCAACCAGGCCACCGAGCAGATGGACCTGCCGGCGTTGACCGTCGGCTTGTCCCTGGTCGTCTTCTGCGCCCTGCCCGCCTTCATCAAGATCCTCAACCTGTGACCTGGCCCGAAGGAGATACGGATGTCGCTCGCTCTGTACGGCCTGTGGGCCCTGGCCGTCACGCTCGGCTTCGCCCGCGTGGTCGCACTGAACCAGCCCGCGGCGGCGCGCAACCCCCGGGACACCGACCGGCTGCACCTGATCGCGATCGTCGTCGCGCTGAGCGTCGTCACCCTGATCGCTCTACCCGCCCTCATCAAGATCTTGTCCGTCTAGTCGCCGTCCCTGCAGGGGAGTTCGTATGGGATCCACACGTGAGCTGCTCATCCTCTGGACGGCGATCATCACCATCGCCACCGTCCTCACGATCCTTTTCCAGACCGTCCTGCCCTCCCCGTTCTGACCCCTTTCGCCGCGGACACCGCATCCGGCGCGTCCGCTTGTCCTCACCTCCCGGAGGTTGTGATGTCTCGTCGTCTCACCCGTATCACCGCTGTGCTGCGCCGCCGCTACGGCCACGTGCGCGGCCGCCTCTCCGATGCCGGCTACTCGGTCACCGAGTGGGCCTACATCACCGCGGCCGGCGGCGGCATCGCCACGATCCTCTACCTCGCCATCGACAGCACCGCCCGCGCCAAGGCCTTGGAGATCGCAGGCCTGTGACCAGAGCCGCCGGCAAGCGACACCCGGTCCCGGAGTCGAGATGGTCCCGGCTTCGGGAGCGTCTCAACGACCACGGCGACAGCGTCGTCGAGTTCGCGGTGATCTTCCCCGTCGTGCTGATCCTCGTGTTCACCGTCATCGAGGGCGCCCTGTACTTCCATGCCCGCTCGGTGGCAGCGCGCGCAGCTCAGGTCGGCGTGGACGCAGGCCGCTCCTACGACGCGAGCCCGGACGACGGGGCCGCCGCCGCCCGCGACTTCCTGGCCCGCACCGGCAACTCGGTCGAGGGCTCCAAGGTGGCGGTCGACTCCGGCGGCAACCAGATCGCGGTGACCGTCACCGGCACCGTCTCCTCCCTGGTGCCCGGCCTGGAGTTCACCGTGCGCCAGCGTGCCCAAGCCCCCGTGGAGGAATTCCGGTGAAACACGCGTGGGTTCACGCCTCCCGCGCCCTGCCGCTCGGCCGCTGCCGGCGGACAGAACATCTTGTGGCCCGCACGGTCCTGGGCTGGCGTGCTGCCTTCTCGGGTGCGGCCGCGGACCGGGGCAGTGCCGCGCTGGGTGCGGCAATCTTCACTCCGGTGTTCATCGCCCTGCTCGCCCTGGTGATCGCTGCGGGCCGGATCCAGATCGCGCAGGGTGCCGCGGACGCAGCCGCGCGGGATGCTGCACGCACCGCCTCGCTGGCCGACAGCCCCGACACCGCGCAGGGCGAGGCCCGCCAAGCCGCCGCCGAGTCGCTGCGCCGCTCCGGGCTGACCTGCTCCGACATCGCGGTCGCCGTGGAGTCCGACGGGATCGACGCGCCCGTCGGGCAGGCCGCCACGGTCACCGCCACCGTGTCGTGCACCGTGCCGCTAGATGACGTGGCGCTGCCCGCACTGCCCGGCACCAAGACGCTGAAGAGCACCATGACCAGCGTTGTTGATCAGTGGAGGGCCCGGTGACCAAGCCCCTCCCCCGACTGCGTGCCCATGTCCGTCGTGCCGTCAGTACGCTGCGCGAGCGCCGCGATACCGGCGGCGTGGAACTGTTCATGCCGATCATGGCGATCGCCATCTTCGTGATGCTCGGCCTGGTCGTGGACGGCACCGGCGTCCTCAACGGCAACTCCCGCGCCACCTACGCCGCTCAGGAGGCCGCCCGCGCGGCCGGCCAGCAGATCGATCCCGGTCAGGCCATCACCGGCGAGGCGATCGTCGTCGATCCCGACGCCGCCGCCGGCGCGGCCCAGGACTACCTCGACGCCGAGGGCCTGGACGGTGACGTAGTGGTCTCCGGCGATGGCAAGACCATCACGGTGACCGTCAACGACTCCTACGACCCGCTGTTCGCCTCGCTGTTGGGCATCGACACCCTGCCAGTGTCCGGCGAAGCCAAGGCCACCCTGCTCCACCAGCCCGGAGGCTGACCCGCTCATGGCCCACCGCATCGTCCGCTGGCCCCTCGCCCTGCTGCGCCTGATCGCACGCCTGGCCGCACTCGCCGTACTCGCCGCCGGCGTACCCGCGCTCCTCCTCAAGGTTGGCACCCTGCCGCAGAGCGTGCCGTCCCTGAGCGAGGCGCGTGAGGCGTTGATGGCTCCGGATGACGGGAGCCTGCTGTTCACCACGCTCACCCTCGCCGCGTGGATCGCGTGGCTGTGGCTGCTCGTTCCTCTCCTGGTCGAACTGGTCGCGGCCCTCGCGCACCGGGCCACACCCCGGCTTCCGGGCATGGCCACCAGCCAGCGCCTGGCCGTCTTTCTGCTGGGCGGGCTGCTGCTCGCTTCTCCCGCGGCCGCGGCAACCGCCGCCACCCCCGTCGTCGCAGCGACCGCCACCCTCGACCACGCCTCCCCCGCCCCGGCCTCCGTGGACCACACCGAGCGCACGGCGACCGCGGCGACAACGGCCGCTGCCACCAAGGAGCATCACGTCGCAGGCGAGGGTGTGGTGGCGTACGACGTGGCTGAGCAGCGTCTCGGCGACGGGTTGCGCTGGCGTGACATCGCCCGCCTCAACCCCGAGTTGCACATCACCGGGCCCAGCTCCTCGCTGTCGGCGGGCACCACGCTCACACTGCCCGCCGACGCCAGCCCCGCGGCCGCCTCCGCATCGGGCGCGAGTTCCGGCCTGCAAGCTCAGCTGGCGAGCTCCTCGCGCACGGCGAGCGAGGACGCCTCGGAGCAGCGTTCGGAAAGCCATTACATGGTGCGGCCCGGGGACACGCTGTGGGACATCTCCGAGGAGCAGCAGGGCGATCCCACGCTCTACCCGGAGATCGTCGAGGCGAACCCGGACGTCATCAAGAACCCGAACCTGATCCATCCTGGGGATCACCTGGCTATCCCCGACCAGGCGCGGCCCTCCCAGCAGCCCGGCAAGCAGGGCTCCGACGGCCAGGAGAAGGGCCACCAGGGCGAGGACGGCGAGGCGGCGGCATCGCCCTCCGAGTCCCCCCGGGCCAGCGACGGCGAGGCGGGCACCCCAGAACAGGAAGCAACTCCCGCCCCGTCCGCGAGCAGTTCCGCGCAGGAGCAGGAGTCCAACTCCTCGGCCACGAAGGCACCGAGTGAGGACCCGGGCGTCGGTGTGCCCTCCCAGGCCGCGCCGACCGCGGAGCCCTCCGGGGCCGGCACCGAGGAGCCCTCCGCACCCGGCACCTCGGCACCTGCTGGGGCTGCGCCGTCGGCTGACGATCGCCACAGCAGCGCCCAAGACGCCTCGCCGGACGAGGAGTCCGGCCTGACCGTCACGACGATGGCGTTGGGCGCGTCCGCGTTCGTCGCCGCCGGAGTGCTCTTGATGCTGCGGCGCAGGCGGACGGTGCAGCAGCGTCGCCGGCGGGCCGGGCGCCGGATCTCGATGGCGCAGGGACGTGCCGCCGCGACCGAGCGTGCCCTGCGCTGCGTCGATGCCATCGAGGAGGTCGACTTCCTGGATGCGGCCCTGCGCACGCTCGCCCACCACTGCGCCGAGGCGGGGCGTCCGCTGCCCGCTCTCGCCGCCGTCCAGCTGGGCACCGAGGGCGTGCTGCTCCACCTCGCCGACACCGATGATGCCGACGAACTCCCCGCTCCCCTGCCACCGTTCACCGCCGTCGACGACAGCCCGCAGCTTTGGTGGTGCGCCACCGACACCGGGGACCTCGCAGACGCCGAACTCCTCGGCCGGATGGACGCCCCTTATCCGGCACTGGTCGCGCTCGGCGACGACACCCGCGAGGCGCTGCTACTGGTCGACCTGGAACGCTTCGGGGCCGTGCACCTCACCGGCGCCACACGGCTTCAGGTGCTGCGCGCCCTGGGTACATCGCTCGCGGTGTCCCCGCTCAGCTCGGACCTGGAGATCGCTGTCGCGGGCGAGGACAGCGCCCCGGGCCTGTCCCTCATCGACTCGCGCGTGACCCCGTACACGACGCTCGCCGACGCGGCCGACGTCGTCCGCACCCACCACGGCCGCCAGCACACGGCACTGTCCGGCAGCAACAGTACGGACCTGGGAGCCGCGCGGGCCGCGGACACGGTGGACGAGCTGTGGCCGATGGTCGTCCTTGCCGACCTCGACAGCTGCCCCGACCCCGAGGCCGCCGAAGAGCTCGCCGAGGTCCTGCAGCAGGAACCGCGTACCGCGACCGTCATCATCACCAGCGGGCACATGCCCGCCGAGGCCGACGCGGTGTGGGTCCTGGACACCGACGACGAAGTCCATCCCGTGCCCGGTACCGGGCTGCACTGCCGCCTGGTCGCCTTCTCGGACGAGGAATACGCCGACGTCGTCGAGAGCGCGCTGACGTCGAACTCGGAGACCGACCTCGCCCCCGACGAACCGCCTGCGACCTCCGTCCCGCTGGCGAAGGACACCGAGGCGCCCGCCGCCGCTGCAGCTCCGGCTGCCGCCGAGTCGGTACCCGCCGCGCGGGAGTCGGACAGCCTGTTCGCCCGCCTGGCCGACCTCGACGACGACTCCCCAGCCCATCACCTCGAGGGCGCGCCCGCACCGGCCACAGTGCACCACGAGGACGACGCGGCCACGGAGGCCCAACCTTCTGCAGAAGAGGCTGGCCCCGCCATCCCGCGGACGGACGCCACCTCCCCCAGCCGGATCGTGCTGCCTGCCACAACCGCGACCTCTCGGGTCAACGCCCGGCTGCCCGAGCCCGTCAGCCCGCCGGCCCCGGTGCCCCAGGAGCCGGTGCCCACCAGTGCGGCCGACAGCCCACAGCGGCCGGCAGGCGAGGACGCGGCCGACGGGCCCCTGGTCCGAGTGCTCGGCCCCATCGACGTCACCGGCGCCCGCGGGCACATCGAATCCAACCGGCGCACCGTCGCCACGGAACTGGTCTCCTGGCTCGCCCTGCGCACCGACGGTGCCACCCGCCACGAGCTCGACGAGGTCATCGCGCCCGGCGGAGGGCGCGTGGAGAACAACACCAGGAACGGACGTGTCCGCGAGGTACGGCGCTGGCTCGGTGACGAGTACTACCCAAAGCTCAACGAACAGCCCGACCGCAAGCACCGCCTGGTCGGCGTCGCCTGCGACTGGCACCAGTTCCAGGACCTGACCACCCAGGCCGCTCGCGCCGGCGGCGATGAAGGGCGCGCCATGCTGCGGCGCGCGCTCGAGCTCGTACAGGGCCGGCCCTTCACCGGCATTCCGCCGCGCCGCTACGTCTGGGCCGAGGCCCTGACCCAGGACATGATCTCGGCAGTGGTCGACGTGGCCGACGACCTCGCCGCCCGCTGCCTGGCCGCCCGCGACCCTCGGGGCGCACTGTGGGCGTCGGGCCGCGGCCTGGACACCGCACGCGAGCGCGAGGCCCTGTGGCGCCACCGCTTCGAGGCCCTGGCCCAACTCGGCGCACACGACGAACTGGAAGCAGCGATCCAGCAGCTGAACCAGTACCTCCTCGATGCCGACCTGCCCATGGAACGCCAGACCGAGGAGACCATCCGCCGCCTGGACGCAGTCCGCCGCTAACCCTCGAACCACTGTAGGGTCCGCGATCCGGTGAGCACTGTGGGCGCTCGATGCGCAGTAAATGCGCAAATCCAGTTCCTGTGCGCAATGGCTCCGGAGAGTGAAGCCAACTGTCGATCTCTTTCGAGCCTTCCCAGGGCACTCAGCGCGGTCGCTGGTCTCCCGAACGAATCGACCAGCGATCACTAACGTACGGCAGATGAGAGATTCGAAATTGGATCCGGGGACCCCGGACAGTCGCAGTGCCGCGCGGTACCTGTGGTGGCTGATCACCAGTCAGCGCCGCCGGATCGCCGCCGGTGCGCTGCTGGGCAGCACTTGGATGGTCTGTCTGGCTCTGCCGCCGTACCTGCTGTCACGTGCCATCGACGACGGGCTGGAGCGGGGGCAGTGGTCCGTGCTCGTCGGCTGGGTCGCGGCGTTGTTGGGTGTGGGGGTGCTGAACGCGTGGCTGGCCATCATGCGACACCGCACCATGACCAAGGTGCGGATGGATGCGGCCTTCCGTTCTGTGCAGGTGGTGGTCAGGCAGGCGACCAGGCTGGGCGGGGCGCTGCCGCGCCGGGTCACGGCCGGGGAAGTCGTCACGATCGGGTTCGGCGACGTCGCGGTGATCGCGAGCACGCTGACCATTACCGGCCCCGGTGTCGGCGCGGTCCTCGCCTATGTCGTCGTGGCCGCACTGCTGTTGACCGCTTCGCCGTTGCTCGCCGTGGTGGTGCTTCTCGGTGTGCCGCTGCTCGCGGTGCTGGTCGGCCCGCTGCTGGGGCGGCTGCAGGGCGTCGAGGCGACGTACCGGGAACAGCAGGGCGGGCTCGCCGCCCGTTTCACGGACATCGTCGGAGGACTGCGCGTCCTCAACGGCATCGGCGGCAAGGAGGTGTACGCCGAGCGCTACCGGCGCGGTTCGCGGACGCTGCAGGCGAAGGGGTACCGCGTCGGCGCGGTGACCAGCTGGATCCAGGCCCTGAGCGTCGGCCTGCCCACCCTGTTCCTCGGGGCCGTGACCTGGCTGGCGGCCCGGATGGCGGCGCAAGGGACCATCAGCGTCGGCGAGTTGGTCGCGGTCTACGGGTACGCAGCGGTGCTGGTGGTGCCGGTCTCGTTCTTCATCGAGGGCGGCTACGACCTCAGCCGCGGACTCGTCGCCGCCCGCAGAGTCGTACGTTTTCTGGCCATGGAGCCCGATTCCCTCGGCGGGGACGCGGCTTCGGACGGGCCCGGGCTTCCGGCCGCGCTGCGTGATCCTGCATCCGGCGTCGAGGCGACGCCCGGCAGGCTGACCGCATTGGTCAGCGCCCGGCCCGCGGAGTCGGCGACGGTGGTCGACCGTCTCGGCCGTTTCGTCGAATCGGCCGTGACCTGGGGCGAGATACGCCTCGCAGAGATTGACCTGACACAGGTCCGCCGACGCATCCTCGTCGCGGACAACGAGGCCGATCTGTTCGCCGGCCCGCTGCGCGAGGTGATCTGCGGTCCGTGGGACCGGGACGAGGAGACCATCGGCCGGGGCCTCTCCGCGGCCATGGCGCAGGACATCGTCCGCGCCCTGCCGGACGGCCTCGACTCGCCCGTCGACGCGCAGGGCCGCAACCTCTCCGGCGGTCAGCGGCAGCGCATCCGCCTGGCCCGGGCCCTGCTGGTCGATCCCGAGGTACTCCTGGCGGTCGAGCCCACCTCAGCAGTCGACGCGCACACCGAGGCGGCCATCGCGACCCGGCTGTACGCCGCACGGTCCGGCCGCACCACGGTGGTCACCAGCACATCACCGCTCCTCCTGGTTCAGGCAGACACCGTGCACTACCTGGTCGACGGCTCCGTCGCGGACTCGGGCAGCCATCATGAACTCCTGGCCCGGCAGCCCAGCTACCGGCGCCTGGTCTCCCGCGGCGCGTCCGAAGCAGACGGCGTCCACGACGAAGACCGCGACCGCGCGGACGAAGGAACCGCTCCGACGTGCCGGGAGGCCGTGCAATGACTGCCAGTTCCCCACCCACGGCACCCACGGCCCGGGCCCTGCCCGTCGCCGAACCGTCCCGGATACGCCGGGCGGCACTCCGGCTGGTCCGTCAGGACGGCCGTGCTTTCGCCGCCATGATCGGCCTCAACGCGCTGGCCGCCGGTGCCGGACTCGTCGGCCCCTGGCTGCTCGGCCGCATCATCGACGAAGTCAGGGCCGGGGCCCCGGTGGCCTCGGTGGACCGTCTCGCGCTCATCATCTTCGTGTTCGCGCTGGCGCAGCTCGTCCTGGCCCGTTATGCCGGCTACATCGGACACCGCTTCGGCGAGCGGACCCTGGCGCGTATCCGCGAACAGTTCGCCGACCGGGCGCTCGCGCTGCCCGCCGCGATGGTCGAACGCGCAGGAACGGGCGACCTGATGACCCGTGGCACGGCCGATGTCGCCGCGGTCGGCGCCACCCTCCGGGACGCCGG
This DNA window, taken from Streptomyces sp. NBC_01445, encodes the following:
- a CDS encoding LysM peptidoglycan-binding domain-containing protein: MAHRIVRWPLALLRLIARLAALAVLAAGVPALLLKVGTLPQSVPSLSEAREALMAPDDGSLLFTTLTLAAWIAWLWLLVPLLVELVAALAHRATPRLPGMATSQRLAVFLLGGLLLASPAAAATAATPVVAATATLDHASPAPASVDHTERTATAATTAAATKEHHVAGEGVVAYDVAEQRLGDGLRWRDIARLNPELHITGPSSSLSAGTTLTLPADASPAAASASGASSGLQAQLASSSRTASEDASEQRSESHYMVRPGDTLWDISEEQQGDPTLYPEIVEANPDVIKNPNLIHPGDHLAIPDQARPSQQPGKQGSDGQEKGHQGEDGEAAASPSESPRASDGEAGTPEQEATPAPSASSSAQEQESNSSATKAPSEDPGVGVPSQAAPTAEPSGAGTEEPSAPGTSAPAGAAPSADDRHSSAQDASPDEESGLTVTTMALGASAFVAAGVLLMLRRRRTVQQRRRRAGRRISMAQGRAAATERALRCVDAIEEVDFLDAALRTLAHHCAEAGRPLPALAAVQLGTEGVLLHLADTDDADELPAPLPPFTAVDDSPQLWWCATDTGDLADAELLGRMDAPYPALVALGDDTREALLLVDLERFGAVHLTGATRLQVLRALGTSLAVSPLSSDLEIAVAGEDSAPGLSLIDSRVTPYTTLADAADVVRTHHGRQHTALSGSNSTDLGAARAADTVDELWPMVVLADLDSCPDPEAAEELAEVLQQEPRTATVIITSGHMPAEADAVWVLDTDDEVHPVPGTGLHCRLVAFSDEEYADVVESALTSNSETDLAPDEPPATSVPLAKDTEAPAAAAAPAAAESVPAARESDSLFARLADLDDDSPAHHLEGAPAPATVHHEDDAATEAQPSAEEAGPAIPRTDATSPSRIVLPATTATSRVNARLPEPVSPPAPVPQEPVPTSAADSPQRPAGEDAADGPLVRVLGPIDVTGARGHIESNRRTVATELVSWLALRTDGATRHELDEVIAPGGGRVENNTRNGRVREVRRWLGDEYYPKLNEQPDRKHRLVGVACDWHQFQDLTTQAARAGGDEGRAMLRRALELVQGRPFTGIPPRRYVWAEALTQDMISAVVDVADDLAARCLAARDPRGALWASGRGLDTAREREALWRHRFEALAQLGAHDELEAAIQQLNQYLLDADLPMERQTEETIRRLDAVRR
- a CDS encoding CpaF family protein, which encodes MTNTPTGPDKDAARTQLGRLLSQRSTHPPEHVAPATPDPRTAQAHPAPTARPVAPAPAPMVPVAPVTTSSSAGAGAMGVTDFARTASLPGTLPVQPEEIQKLRVRVAEDLRAVRERQQAQTLEAEEERELAELFARRQIAAWHAEFTQKNPPLSQEQRSILHEEVLNLTFRAGALQRLLDQPGVQNIDIDGDVMYVDVAGQQRQKMASPFASREQTIAWINTMAAQSGHGERQLSYASPYVEFRLPDDSRVAANVLTRNVSVSIRKHGGRAWTLGNLLQEKTVDQLLASFLSAAVRAHMNIVICGGMTAGKTTLMRAMGREIPASERLITLESSLELFLDDAETPCHTLAFETRQSNGEDGAGAITLSDLIEIALRYNADRIMVGEVRGKESMAMLEAMSASQPGSMCTLHADYPKDVITRLVLRLSMADLSAETSYRLIEGAVHLMVFVKKGAKPGEKIVSHVWEVDGLNEDGTPSMTQLFAPRPGDGRAVPTAFQMSPERAEQIAEAGFNPLLLAQYPHGTWDPVEQSGEAERRAS
- a CDS encoding pilus assembly protein TadG-related protein; the encoded protein is MTKPLPRLRAHVRRAVSTLRERRDTGGVELFMPIMAIAIFVMLGLVVDGTGVLNGNSRATYAAQEAARAAGQQIDPGQAITGEAIVVDPDAAAGAAQDYLDAEGLDGDVVVSGDGKTITVTVNDSYDPLFASLLGIDTLPVSGEAKATLLHQPGG
- a CDS encoding TadE/TadG family type IV pilus assembly protein, with the protein product MTRAAGKRHPVPESRWSRLRERLNDHGDSVVEFAVIFPVVLILVFTVIEGALYFHARSVAARAAQVGVDAGRSYDASPDDGAAAARDFLARTGNSVEGSKVAVDSGGNQIAVTVTGTVSSLVPGLEFTVRQRAQAPVEEFR
- a CDS encoding TadE/TadG family type IV pilus assembly protein produces the protein MKHAWVHASRALPLGRCRRTEHLVARTVLGWRAAFSGAAADRGSAALGAAIFTPVFIALLALVIAAGRIQIAQGAADAAARDAARTASLADSPDTAQGEARQAAAESLRRSGLTCSDIAVAVESDGIDAPVGQAATVTATVSCTVPLDDVALPALPGTKTLKSTMTSVVDQWRAR
- a CDS encoding type II secretion system F family protein gives rise to the protein MNQSQRALVAALGVVVFVACLARAVTALRRRTEPERGPVKRRGGPGLLDELPPVWQANYRFLFSAAVVAGVLVWAIAGRPVHGLVAFAGVAGLPFLLFPGGSARTELEQLEAFSDWLQQLSSVIAAGKPLEVAIPGSLSTVPDLLRVPVTRLAQRLADGVPPAQAYRYFADDLASNTGDEIAMVFQMHTQARGRGLANVIKEMAFNKSDKAKALRKLDSDRARTRRKARNVTVLTLAVIALGLTSVSYTDWYRTAPGQLGLMVVGLMVTGSLVWMRKTARNKPEPRLLRTAAERVGVEQS
- a CDS encoding ABC transporter ATP-binding protein gives rise to the protein MRDSKLDPGTPDSRSAARYLWWLITSQRRRIAAGALLGSTWMVCLALPPYLLSRAIDDGLERGQWSVLVGWVAALLGVGVLNAWLAIMRHRTMTKVRMDAAFRSVQVVVRQATRLGGALPRRVTAGEVVTIGFGDVAVIASTLTITGPGVGAVLAYVVVAALLLTASPLLAVVVLLGVPLLAVLVGPLLGRLQGVEATYREQQGGLAARFTDIVGGLRVLNGIGGKEVYAERYRRGSRTLQAKGYRVGAVTSWIQALSVGLPTLFLGAVTWLAARMAAQGTISVGELVAVYGYAAVLVVPVSFFIEGGYDLSRGLVAARRVVRFLAMEPDSLGGDAASDGPGLPAALRDPASGVEATPGRLTALVSARPAESATVVDRLGRFVESAVTWGEIRLAEIDLTQVRRRILVADNEADLFAGPLREVICGPWDRDEETIGRGLSAAMAQDIVRALPDGLDSPVDAQGRNLSGGQRQRIRLARALLVDPEVLLAVEPTSAVDAHTEAAIATRLYAARSGRTTVVTSTSPLLLVQADTVHYLVDGSVADSGSHHELLARQPSYRRLVSRGASEADGVHDEDRDRADEGTAPTCREAVQ